A genomic window from Ascaphus truei isolate aAscTru1 chromosome 1, aAscTru1.hap1, whole genome shotgun sequence includes:
- the PRDM8 gene encoding PR domain zinc finger protein 8 isoform X2, with translation MSVMEDTGVQKTIWDGDAKVVQQCLTDIFTSVYTTCDVPENAIFGPCVLSHTSLYDSIAFVALKSTDKRTVPYIFRVDTSAANGSSEGLMWLRLVQSARNKEEQNLEAYIKNGQLFYRSLRRIAKDEELLVWYGKELTELLLLNPAKTPGKNTGSSQSTCLECNQRFQFEFPYVAHVRFRCPKRLHSSDQTNSEQVSKDSRELEPRYPMITPAKYNKLTAYQPQKENHKPTTDFHNLARDMETGRGSSSSSFRSSPSPKNSLPHQDVESTSESHHKAKRKYDDQLDENRSRRLEASGRFLDRPMPSSKEDLVCSPQTFRASSYYSLEESGRLYAPPSPETGEAKRSAFVEVKKASRGVEDGDLSSENKATSPSHAGSPSGDKLLSVRSQNQAEDSSALGSAFTSVPQMANQAHERKSAFSQPRNSFSHVSPLQVMGQKLVNSGLNLDRHAGNVGPARLYPSDPLSVKIQGPELNGNCPLQSSLPKQSPFLFATTFWPKSSASPLQLQLPSTLTLLPPSFTSLCLPAQNWCAKCNASFRMTSDLVYHMRSHHKKEFAMEPLVKRRREEKLKCPICNESFRERHHLSRHMTSHN, from the exons ATGTCAGTCATGGAAGATACTGGGGTTCAGAAAACAATCTGGGATGGAGATGCCAAAGTTGTTCAGCAATGCCTGACGGATATATTTACAAGTGTATACACCACCTGCGATGTCCCAGAAAATGCTATCTTCGGCCCCTGTGTTTTGAGCCACACTTCATTATATGACAGTATAGCCTTCGTCGCCCTTAAATCCACAGACAAGAGGACCGTACCGTATATATTTCGG GTGGATACTTCAGCGGCAAACGGTTCCTCCGAAGGGCTGATGTGGCTCCGTCTGGTTCAATCTGCCAGGAACAAAGAAGAACAAAATCTGGAAGCCTACATCAAAAATGGACAACTGTTTTACAGATCCCTGCGCAGGATTGCCAAAGACGAGGAGTTATTAGTTTGGTATGGGAAGGAATTGACAGAGCTGCTTCTTCTCAACCCTGCCAAGACACCGGGGAAAAACACTG GTTCCTCACAGTCCACCTGCCTGGAGTGCAACCAGAGGTTTCAGTTTGAGTTCCCCTATGTGGCCCATGTTAGATTCCGCTGCCCCAAGAGGTtacacagctctgatcagaccaaCTCAGAGCAGGTCAGCAAGGACAGCAGAGAGCTGGAGCCTCGATACCCTATGATAACCCCTGCCAAATACAACAAATTAACCGCCTATCAACCTCAAAAAGAGAACCACAAGCCCACAACAGACTTTCATAACCTGGCCAGGGACATGGAGACCGGCAGAGGATCGTCTTCCTCTTCCTTCAGATCTTCTCCATCTCCCAAGAACAGCCTTCCACACCAAGATGTAGAATCGACATCTGAGAGCCACCACAAAGCCAAGAGAAAATACGACGATCAGTTGGATGAGAACAGGTCCAGGAGGTTAGAGGCCTCCGGCAGGTTTCTGGATCGACCCATGCCTTCCTCAAAAGAGGATTTAGTGTGTAGCCCTCAAACATTCAGAGCAAGCTCCTACTACAGCCTAGAGGAAAGTGGCCGGCTATATGCTCCCCCTAGTCCAGAGACAGGAGAGGCCAAGAGAAGCGCATTTGTAGAGGTGAAAAAAGCCTCCAGGGGAGTAGAAGACGGTGACCTGAGCTCAGAGAATAAAGCGACGTCCCCATCCCATGCGGGCAGCCCTAGTGGGGACAAGCTGCTGTCTGTCAGGTCACAGAATCAGGCAGAGGACAGCTCGGCCCTGGGCAGTGCCTTTACCAGCGTGCCCCAGATGGCAAACCAGGCGCATGAGAGGAAAAGCGCCTTCTCTCAACCGAGAAACAGCTTCAGCCATGTGTCTCCCCTGCAGGTGATGGGGCAGAAACTGGTAAATAGCGGGTTAAATTTGGATCGCCATGCAGGCAACGTGGGCCCAGCCAGGCTCTACCCGTCTGATCCCCTATCTGTCAAGATCCAGGGCCCAGAATTAAATGGTAACTGCCCATTGCAGAGCAGCCTGCCAAAGCAAAGCCCTTTCCTCTTTGCCACCACTTTTTGGCCAAAGAGCTCAGCTAGTCCCCTCCAGCTGCAGCTGCCTTCAACCCTTACCCTGCTGCCTCCTTCCTTCACGTCATTGTGCCTGCCGGCTCAGAACTGGTGTGCCAAATGTAACGCTTCTTTCAGGATGACCTCGGATCTGGTGTATCACATGAGATCCCACCACAAAAAGGAGTTCGCCATGGAGCCGCTGgtgaagaggaggagggaggagaagcTCAAGTGCCCCATATGCAACGAGTCCTTTAGGGAACGCCACCACCTATCCAGGCACATGACATCTCATAACTAG
- the PRDM8 gene encoding PR domain zinc finger protein 8 isoform X1, protein MKSVTVTVHLASIRYAPLSHCAGSLVRKSFAFPKLLPCTKDMSVMEDTGVQKTIWDGDAKVVQQCLTDIFTSVYTTCDVPENAIFGPCVLSHTSLYDSIAFVALKSTDKRTVPYIFRVDTSAANGSSEGLMWLRLVQSARNKEEQNLEAYIKNGQLFYRSLRRIAKDEELLVWYGKELTELLLLNPAKTPGKNTGSSQSTCLECNQRFQFEFPYVAHVRFRCPKRLHSSDQTNSEQVSKDSRELEPRYPMITPAKYNKLTAYQPQKENHKPTTDFHNLARDMETGRGSSSSSFRSSPSPKNSLPHQDVESTSESHHKAKRKYDDQLDENRSRRLEASGRFLDRPMPSSKEDLVCSPQTFRASSYYSLEESGRLYAPPSPETGEAKRSAFVEVKKASRGVEDGDLSSENKATSPSHAGSPSGDKLLSVRSQNQAEDSSALGSAFTSVPQMANQAHERKSAFSQPRNSFSHVSPLQVMGQKLVNSGLNLDRHAGNVGPARLYPSDPLSVKIQGPELNGNCPLQSSLPKQSPFLFATTFWPKSSASPLQLQLPSTLTLLPPSFTSLCLPAQNWCAKCNASFRMTSDLVYHMRSHHKKEFAMEPLVKRRREEKLKCPICNESFRERHHLSRHMTSHN, encoded by the exons ATGAaatcagtgacagtgacagtccaCTTGGCATCCATTCGCTATGCTCCTCTGTCACACTGCGCTGGATCACTTGTTAGAAAAAGCTTTGCCTTCCCCAAATTACTACCCTGCACCAAG GATATGTCAGTCATGGAAGATACTGGGGTTCAGAAAACAATCTGGGATGGAGATGCCAAAGTTGTTCAGCAATGCCTGACGGATATATTTACAAGTGTATACACCACCTGCGATGTCCCAGAAAATGCTATCTTCGGCCCCTGTGTTTTGAGCCACACTTCATTATATGACAGTATAGCCTTCGTCGCCCTTAAATCCACAGACAAGAGGACCGTACCGTATATATTTCGG GTGGATACTTCAGCGGCAAACGGTTCCTCCGAAGGGCTGATGTGGCTCCGTCTGGTTCAATCTGCCAGGAACAAAGAAGAACAAAATCTGGAAGCCTACATCAAAAATGGACAACTGTTTTACAGATCCCTGCGCAGGATTGCCAAAGACGAGGAGTTATTAGTTTGGTATGGGAAGGAATTGACAGAGCTGCTTCTTCTCAACCCTGCCAAGACACCGGGGAAAAACACTG GTTCCTCACAGTCCACCTGCCTGGAGTGCAACCAGAGGTTTCAGTTTGAGTTCCCCTATGTGGCCCATGTTAGATTCCGCTGCCCCAAGAGGTtacacagctctgatcagaccaaCTCAGAGCAGGTCAGCAAGGACAGCAGAGAGCTGGAGCCTCGATACCCTATGATAACCCCTGCCAAATACAACAAATTAACCGCCTATCAACCTCAAAAAGAGAACCACAAGCCCACAACAGACTTTCATAACCTGGCCAGGGACATGGAGACCGGCAGAGGATCGTCTTCCTCTTCCTTCAGATCTTCTCCATCTCCCAAGAACAGCCTTCCACACCAAGATGTAGAATCGACATCTGAGAGCCACCACAAAGCCAAGAGAAAATACGACGATCAGTTGGATGAGAACAGGTCCAGGAGGTTAGAGGCCTCCGGCAGGTTTCTGGATCGACCCATGCCTTCCTCAAAAGAGGATTTAGTGTGTAGCCCTCAAACATTCAGAGCAAGCTCCTACTACAGCCTAGAGGAAAGTGGCCGGCTATATGCTCCCCCTAGTCCAGAGACAGGAGAGGCCAAGAGAAGCGCATTTGTAGAGGTGAAAAAAGCCTCCAGGGGAGTAGAAGACGGTGACCTGAGCTCAGAGAATAAAGCGACGTCCCCATCCCATGCGGGCAGCCCTAGTGGGGACAAGCTGCTGTCTGTCAGGTCACAGAATCAGGCAGAGGACAGCTCGGCCCTGGGCAGTGCCTTTACCAGCGTGCCCCAGATGGCAAACCAGGCGCATGAGAGGAAAAGCGCCTTCTCTCAACCGAGAAACAGCTTCAGCCATGTGTCTCCCCTGCAGGTGATGGGGCAGAAACTGGTAAATAGCGGGTTAAATTTGGATCGCCATGCAGGCAACGTGGGCCCAGCCAGGCTCTACCCGTCTGATCCCCTATCTGTCAAGATCCAGGGCCCAGAATTAAATGGTAACTGCCCATTGCAGAGCAGCCTGCCAAAGCAAAGCCCTTTCCTCTTTGCCACCACTTTTTGGCCAAAGAGCTCAGCTAGTCCCCTCCAGCTGCAGCTGCCTTCAACCCTTACCCTGCTGCCTCCTTCCTTCACGTCATTGTGCCTGCCGGCTCAGAACTGGTGTGCCAAATGTAACGCTTCTTTCAGGATGACCTCGGATCTGGTGTATCACATGAGATCCCACCACAAAAAGGAGTTCGCCATGGAGCCGCTGgtgaagaggaggagggaggagaagcTCAAGTGCCCCATATGCAACGAGTCCTTTAGGGAACGCCACCACCTATCCAGGCACATGACATCTCATAACTAG